TTAACGAGAGTTATGGTTGATTATTGTTAGTAGGTTATTTTTTTTATAACATAATGTTACTTGTAATATTTCGAAAATAAATATATAATATGATTAAAGATATTGAAATTAAGTTAATAATTTTTTGAAGAAAACTTGAAAAAGTTTTAAATATATTATGTATGTCTATTCTTGTAAAAGGAGGGGAATTATGATAACGTTTTCTTATGATTACGCAAAACCCAAAACGCTAGATGAAGCCCTTGAATTATTGCAAAAAGACGGGGCTTATCCTATGTTAGGAGGAACTGATTTAATTGTAAAAATGAGAGCGAATCGAATTAAACCAACAGTTGTAGTAGATTTAAAAGGAATTGATGAATTATTTAAAGTAGATTTTTCCAAAGAAAATGGATTAACCTTTGGTGCTGGAATAAAACTCAATGTATTGGTTGAAGAATTTGATTTTGTAAAAGAATATTATCCAACATTGTATCAGGGGGCAAGAGTAGTTGGAGGGTATCAAACCAGAAACAGAGGAACTGTTGCTGGTAATATTTGTAATGCTTCACCTGCTTCAGATACAGCTCCAGCATTATTAACATATGATGCGGAATTAAATCTTGTAAGCAAGGAAGGCGAAAGAACAGTAAAATTAACAGAATTCTTTGTAGGACCAGGAAAAACTGTATTGAAAAAAGGAGAGATTGTAAAATCAATCCATTTGCCTTTTGAAGGTGAAAGTATAGGAAGATATTACAAGATTTCAAGAATTAAAGCAGTTGACCTTTCAACAATTGGAATGGCATTAACTGTAATTGATCCAGAAGGAAAGAGAGATATAAGAGTTGCATTAGCTTCTGTTGCTCCAACACCAGTTAGAATTTTTGAAGCAGAAGAATTTATAAAGGGTAAAGAATTAACAAAGGAAAATGTTGAGGAGTTTGCAAGAATAATACATGATAGTGTTTCTCCAATAACAGATGCAAGGGGAACAGCTGAATATAGAAAAAGAATGGCTAAAATATTACCTATAAAATTGCTAAGAGAATTAAATTTGTTGAAGGAGGGGATATAATATGAAAATTACATTTACAGTAAATAATGAAAATGTAGAAGTTGATGTAAAGCCAAATGAAACCCTCCTTGATGTATTAAGAGAAAAATTATACCTTACAGGTGCTAAGGAAGGTTGTGGAAATGGCGAATGTGGTGCCTGTACAGTTATATATAATGGAAGACCTGTAAATTCATGTCTTGTTTTAGCACCAGAAGCAGAAGGCGCAGTAATTGAAACAGTAGAAGGCTTAACAAAGGATAATAAATTACATCCTATTCAGGAAGCATTTATTGAAGCTAATGCTTTCCAATGTGGATATTGTACACCAGGATTTATTATGTCTACAAAAGCAATGTTAGAAAAAGTTCCAAATCCAACAAAAGAAGTTATTGTTGAAAGATTGGCAGGTAATTTATGTAGATGTACCGGTTATACAGTAATTATTGATGCTGTGAAATTAGCTGCCCAGAAAATGGGAGGTGCAAAATAATGAAATACGAATATCAACCACCTATTAAATTTGAACATGTAGGAAAACCTATGAATCGTGTAGATGGTTTTGAGAAGGTTACTGGAAACGCTAAATATGTAACAGACATGTTTTTCCCAAATATGTTATATGGTGCAGTAAAAAGAAGTCCAATACCTCATGGAATTATAAAAAAGATAGATACCTCTAAAGCTGAAGCTTTGCAGGGTGTAAGAGCAATAGTTACAGGGAAAGATGTTCCATATAGACAGGGAATTTATCTTGTTGATAGACCTGTAATTACTCCTGATAGAGTTAGATATGTTGGAGAACCAGTGGCAGCTGTAGCAGCAGACTCATTGGAAATTGCAAGAAGAGCTGTTGAATTAATAGAAGTTGAATATGAAGAATTACCTGTAGTTCAGGATCCAAGAGAATCCTTAAAAGGTGAAGTATTAATACATCCTGATCTTGCAAATTATGATAGATTACCTATATATAATATAGAACCTGAAAGAAATGTATTTCATCACCATAAAACAAGAAAAGGTGATGTAGAAAAAGGTTTTAAAGAAGCAGATGTTATAGTTGAAGGTGACTATTACTTACCTCAAATGTATCATGCTCCACTTGAACCACATGCAGCAATAGCTTTCTGGGATT
This is a stretch of genomic DNA from Marinitoga piezophila KA3. It encodes these proteins:
- a CDS encoding FAD binding domain-containing protein — its product is MITFSYDYAKPKTLDEALELLQKDGAYPMLGGTDLIVKMRANRIKPTVVVDLKGIDELFKVDFSKENGLTFGAGIKLNVLVEEFDFVKEYYPTLYQGARVVGGYQTRNRGTVAGNICNASPASDTAPALLTYDAELNLVSKEGERTVKLTEFFVGPGKTVLKKGEIVKSIHLPFEGESIGRYYKISRIKAVDLSTIGMALTVIDPEGKRDIRVALASVAPTPVRIFEAEEFIKGKELTKENVEEFARIIHDSVSPITDARGTAEYRKRMAKILPIKLLRELNLLKEGI
- a CDS encoding (2Fe-2S)-binding protein — protein: MKITFTVNNENVEVDVKPNETLLDVLREKLYLTGAKEGCGNGECGACTVIYNGRPVNSCLVLAPEAEGAVIETVEGLTKDNKLHPIQEAFIEANAFQCGYCTPGFIMSTKAMLEKVPNPTKEVIVERLAGNLCRCTGYTVIIDAVKLAAQKMGGAK